The following DNA comes from Pseudoalteromonas aliena SW19.
TAAATCCACCCATTGGGGTGCGTTTTGCTGCTACAATTACCACTGATTCTAAAGTCATAACTAACTCCGTTGTATTTATATGCAAATAGTTGTTAGTATATTTGCTCTATTCATTTATTATTCGATTACCCTACACAATACTAACGTTTACGCCAACGTCAACTAAAAACAGTTTAATTTTTAGTTTTAAAAGTGTAAACATTATTCTCCAGCAGTAAGAGCGCACCGAACAAATAAAAACAAGTCATTGAATATTAACAATATGACTTACCATTTAATACTCGAACTCCTTAATAAATAGTTTCAAATCACGCCAAGCTTTACCTTTACGTAAACTTCACTTATATTGGGGTTATTCGAATGAGGTAAATACAGCTATGAAATCAGATAATCAAACAAACTTTGCAAGTTCAGCCAACCTGCCAGCCAGTAATGAACAAACATTCAGCATTAGCGAACTTGCTAAAGAATTTGACATTACCACCCGTTCTATTCGTTTTTACGAAGATCAAGGGCTCGTTACACCTGAGCGAAACGGACAAACCCGTATTTATTCAAAGCGCGATAAAGTGCGTTTAAAACTAATATTACGCGGTAAACGCCTTGGCTTTACATTGGCCGAAACGGGCCGTTTGTTTGAACTGTACGACGCAGATAAATCAAGCGCAAAACAGTTAGTTACTATGCTCGACTTAATTGCAGAGAAAAAATCAGATCTATCACAACAAATGGACGACATTAAAGTTGTTCTGATGGAATTAGTAACAGCGGAGCGCCGCTGCAGAGACACACTTAACAAAATAGACGAGTAGCCTATTTTAAGAATAACAACACACTGACGACACACAGGAATGAATCATGAGCACTATTTCACTATATAAAGAAATGAACTTTGGCCTTGGCGAAACTGCCGATATGATCCGCGACCACGTAAATAGTTTTGCAAGTCAGGAGATTGCCCCGCTTGCTGAAAAAACGGATTTAGATAACGCTTTTCCAAATCAACTTTGGACACAAATGGGCGAAATGGGCGTACTGGGTATGACCGTATCTGAAGAACTTGGCGGCGCAGGGTTAGGTTACTTAGAACATGTTATTGCTATGGAAGAAATTAGCCGTGCCAGTGCCTCTATAGGTTTAAGCTATGGCGCGCATTCAAACCTGTGTGTTAATCAAATTAACCGTAACGGCACACAAGCTCAAAAAGAAAAATACTTACCTAAGCTTATTAGTGGTGAGCACATTGGTGCCCTTGCAATGAGCGAACCTAATGCGGGCTCTGACGTGGTATCGATGAAACTCAAAGCCGAGAAAAAAGGCGATAAGTACATTTTAAACGGTAATAAAATGTGGATCACCAATGGTCCTGACGCACACACGTTAGTAATTTACGCTAAAACAGATTTAAACGCCGGCGCTAAAGGCATTACCGCGTTTATTGTTGAGAGTGACTTCCCTGGTTTTTCAACGGCGCAAAAGCTCGATAAACTGGGCATGCGCGGCTCAAACACCTGTGAGCTGGTATTTGAAAACTGCGAAGTGCCCCAGGAGAATATTTTAGGTAACTTAAACGAAGGCGTTAAGGTACTTATGAGTGGCCTTGATTACGAGCGCGTAGTACTTGCAGCAGGCCCACTTGGTATAATGCAAGCGTGTATGGATATAGTTGTGCCGTATATTCATGAGCGTAAACAGTTTGATACCCCTATTGGTCAATTTCAGTTAATTCAGGGTAAAGTAGCCGACATGTATACACAAATGAATGCTGCGCGCTCATATGTATACACGGTAGCTAAAGCGTGTGACCGTGGTGAAACCACCCGTAAAGATGCCGCTGGTGCCATTTTATACGCCGCAGAGCTTGCAACTAAAATGGCGCTAGATGCAATTCAAATTTTAGGTGGCAATGGCTACATCAACGAATACGCCACAGGCCGCCTACTGCGTGATGCAAAACTATACGAAATAGGTGCAGGTACATCAGAAATACGCCGCATGCTTATTGGCCGCGAACTTTTCACTGAAAGCCGTTAAGGATTAAGCCATGACGATTTTAAAATCGAGCGTTAATCCTCACGATCCAACGTTTATACAAAACCATAAAAACATGTCAACGCTGGTGGATGATTTACGCGATAAAGTAGCCACAATTAGCCAAGGTGGTGGCGCTGCGTTAAAAGAGCGCCACGAAGGTCGGGGTAAATTATTTGTACGCGACCGCATAACTACGTTAATTGACGAAGGCTCACCATTTTTAGAAATTTCACAATTTGCTGCCTTTGGTGTGTACGAACAAGCAATACCGTGTGCTGGCGTTGTAGCCGGTATAGGCCGTGTTAAGGGTATTGAATGCATGATTATTGCAAACGATGCCACGGTTAAAGGCGGTACGTACTTTCCGCTGACCGTTAAAAAGCATTTACGTGCACAAGACATCGCAGAGCGCTGCCACTTACCGTGTATTTATCTTGTAGATTCGGGCGGTGCAAATCTGCCAGAGCAAGACGATGTATTTCCAGATAAGCTGCATTTTGGTCGTATTTTTTACAATCAAGCCCGCATGTCAGGTAAAGGTATCCCACAAATTGCCGTGGTAATGGGGTTATGTACCGCAGGTGGGGCGTACGTACCTGCAATGGCCGATGAAAGCATTATTGTAAAAGATCAAGGCACTATATTTTTAGCAGGCCCGCCGCTTGTAAAAGCAGCAACAGGCGAAGAAGTAACCGCCGAAGAACTTGGCGGCGCCGATGTGCACTGTAAAGTGTCGGGTGTTGCCGATCACTACGCTGAAAATGACACCCATGCGCTTTCTATTGCGCGCCAATGTATTGAGCGTATTAATTACACACGTCCGACCGCGCCGTTACTTAAACAAGAGTTAGATGATGTAAAACCACCACGTTACGATATTAACGAGCTTTACGGCATTGTCGGTACCGACCTTAAAAAGCCGTTTGATGTACGCGAAGTCATAGCGCGCACAGTAGACGACTCATCATTTGATGAATTTAAACGCTACTTTGGTGAAACGCTCGTCACCGGTTTTGCCAGTATTTATGGCAACCCGGTTGGCATAGTGGCTAATAACGGTATTTTATTTAGTGAGTCGGCGCAAAAAGGCGCGCACTTTATTCAGCTGTGTGCTCAGCGCAATATTCCTTTAGTGTTTTTACAAAATATTACTGGCTTTATGGTAGGTAAAAAATACGAAGCCGAAGGTATTGCTAAGCACGGCGCTAAAATGGTGATGGCTGTTTCGTGTGCGGATGTGCCTAAATTTACAGTACTTATTGGCGGCTCATACGGCGCAGGTAACTACGGTATGTGTGGTCGTGCATTTGAACCAACCATGATGTGGATGTGGCCAAATGCCCGTATTTCGGTAATGGGCGGCGAACAAGCTGCGGGTGTAATGGCACAAGTCAAACAAGATGGTTTAGCACGCAAAGGTCAAAGCATGAGCGAGCAAGAAATCACTGACTTTAAAAAGCCAATAATTGATCAGTACGAAGAGCAAGGTCATCCGTATTACGCAAGTGCACGCTTGTGGGATGATGGCATTATAGACCCTGCCGACACGCGTAATGTATTAGGGCTTGCGTTGACGGCTGCGAATAACGCACCACAACGTGATTCAAAATTTGGCGTATTTAGAATGTAACCGGAGCGCAAAATGTCAGTAACACTACAAATAACAAAATCTAATGTGGCTGTACTTGTGTTAAGCCGCCCAGAAAAAAGAAACGCATTTAATAGCGAAGTAATACACGAGCTTATTCAATGCATTGAACATGCTAATACGCTTGATATTCGTGCTTTGGTTTTAAAAACCGAAGGTAAGCATTTTTCAGCCGGTGCCGATTTAGCCTGGATGAAATCAATGGCAGATAACAACTACGCCGATAACCTAGCTGATTCAATGCAATTAGCTAAATTAATGCAGGTATTGGCAAGCTCGCCACACCCTACAATTTGCGCTGTACAAGGCGCTGCTTTTGGTGGTGCACTGGGCTTAATTGCTTGTTGCGACATAGCCCTTAGTAAAGACGATGCACAATTTTGCTTAAGCGAAGTAAAGTTGGGTCTTATTCCGGCTGTTATTAGTCCATACGTAATTAAAGCCATTGGTGAGCGCGCTGCTCGCAGATACTTTTTAACGGCTGAGGTGTTTGATGCCCATACTGCTAAACAATTGGGTTTAATTCATCAAGTAACCGGTAATTTAGAGTGCGCGCTCGATAACATGCTGCAAACACTGATTGATAACGGACCTATTGCAGTAAAGGCGGCAAAAGCATTAATTAACGATGTAGCAAATAAGCCAATTACCGATGAACTCATTGAGCTTACCGCAGAGCGTATTGCAAAAATTCGCGTATCTGAAGAAGGTCAAGAAGGGCTAACTGCTTTTTTTGATAAACGCCCACCCGCTTGGCAACTGTAGGATTAATTATGAACACACAACGATTACAAAAAATACTGATTGCCAATCGTGGAGAAATTGCGTGCCGAGTAATGCGCAGTGCAAAACAAATGGGCTTAATTACGGTCGCCGTTTATTCTGATGCAGACAAACATGCCCAGCACGTAAAAATGGCTGACGAGGCTTACCATATTGGTGCTGCACCAAGTAAAGATTCGTATTTAGTGGCAGACAAAATTTTACACGTTGCCAAAGATTGCGGCGCTGATTGCATTCACCCAGGATATGGTTTTTTATCTGAGAACAGCGAATTTGCTAAAGCCTGCGAAGCGAACAATATTGCTTTTGTAGGACCACCAGCAAGCAGCATTGAAGCAATGGGGTCTAAAACCCGCGCTAAAGAAATAATGGCTGCTGCTAACGTGCCGTTAGTACCTGGTTATTATGGCGATAAACAAGAGCCCGCTTTTTTACAAAGTGAAGCTGAAAAAATTGGCTACCCTGTACTAATTAAAGCGGCCTTTGGTGGCGGTGGTAAAGGCATGCGCGTAGTACAAAGCGCCAAGCAATTTATGAGCGCACTTGAGGGCGCACAACGAGAAGCGATTGCCGGTTTTGGTAACGACTTAGTGTTATTAGAGCGCTACGTAAACCAACCTCGCCATGTTGAAGTACAAGTATTTGCAGATAACCACGGTAACTGTGTTTATTTAGGCGACCGTGATTGCTCCCTGCAACGTCGTCATCAAAAAGTAATTGAAGAAGCCCCTGCTCCGGGTTTATCTGACGAGCTTCGCAAAGAAATGGGCGAAGCGGCTGTACGTTGTGCGCTGGCTATAAATTATAGAGGCGCAGGTACGGTTGAGTTTTTACTGTGTGGCGATGAATTTTTCTTTATGGAAATGAATACACGCCTTCAAGTAGAACACCCTGTAACCGAAATGGTAACCGGTGTAGATTTAGTCAATTGGCAAATTAATATTGCGGGTGGGCAAACACTGCCACTGACTCAAAGTGATATTCAATTGCAAGGTCATAGCTTTGAAGCGCGTATATACGCAGAAGATCCAGCCAACGACTTTATCCCTTGCTCGGGCACTATAAAAGCGCTACATACACCACTTAACAGTGAATTTGTACGTATTGATACAGGCATTGCACAAGGCGACGAAATCAGCCCGTTTTACGATCCTATGATCGCAAAACTTATTGTGCACGACGACAATCGCGAACAAGCCTTGAGCCGCTTACAGCAAGCCCTTGAGCAATTTCATTTAGCGGGTTTTAGCACTAACATTGGCTTTTTACATAATTTAGCAAGCCACCCTACGTTTAAACAAGGTGCGCCAAGTACACACTTTATTGCAGAGCAAGGCGACTCGTTAGTTGCGGTTAACGAATCGTTATTACAAGCAAGTCAGCTTATTGGTGCTTTTGCGTATTTAGAATCATTATCTAACACCAAAAATGCGCAAAACAGTGCAAGCCCGTGGCAACAACTAAGCGGTTTTACACTCAATGCACCGCAAGCAATCAAAGTCCCTTTTGCCGATTTACAGCTAAGCGCTATAAAAACGGCAGCGGGCTATAGTATTACGCATAACGAGCACGTATTTAACCTACAAGGCGCATTGAATAATGGTCTGTGTAGTGTATTTATTAACGGCGAAAAACACAGCGCACACGTAACTACGGTAGATAATAATACGGTAGGTAATAGTGTAACGGTGATGAATAAAGCACTGCAAACTAAATTTGAACTAGTTGATAAACATTATATTAGTTCGCACGAAAGTGAAGCTCTACCGCTTGCCGCCCCACTCAATGGCACGGTAGTTAAGCACTTAATCGACATTGGTAGCACAATTACCAAAGGTGATGCGGTTGTTATTATTGAAGCCATGAAAATGGAATACACGCTTAACGCACCACATGACGGCATTTTAAAAAGCTACTGTTTTGGTGAAGGCGAACTGGTAACGCATGGAGCCTTACTTGCTATCGTAGAAGATACGACTGAGGAAGGTGTATAATGAGTGCCTTTGTAAATAAAGTTCGTATTGTTGAAGTTGGCGCGCGAGACGGTCTACAAAACGAAAAAACAGTAAGCACTGCCGATAAAGTAGCGCTTATTAACGCCCTAAGTGCTGCAGGTTTGAAAGATATTGAAGCTGGCGCGTTTGTCTCCCCTAAGTGGGTGCCACAAATGGCAGACTCAGCGGATGTAATTTCAGCGCTAGATTTACCCGATGTAAATTTAAGCGCCCTTACCCCTAACTTAAAAGGCGCACATGCAGCGCACGCTGTCGGCATTAAAGAGTTTGCTATATTTACCGCTGCGAGTGAGTCGTTTTGTCAAAAAAATATAAACTGCTCAATTGATGAAAGTATTGAACGCTTTAGTGAAGTAATGGCGTTTGCTAAAGCTAATAATATTCGTGTACGTGGTTATGTAAGCTGTGTGCTAGGTTGCCCCTATGAGGGTGAGATCGACCCGCAAGCAGTATTAAGTGTATCGCAAAAGCTATTAGATTTAGGCTGTTACGAAGTAAGCCTTGGCGATACCATAGGTGTTGGCACCGCAAAAAAAGTAACGCAATTAATCGAGTTACTTTTAACGCACATTGATAAAGCCAAACTTGCCGTGCATTTTCATGATACATACGGCCAAGCGCTAACAAATATTTACGCAGCTTTAAGTCTAGGTATAGCAACGGTTGACGCGGCAGTTGCAGGCCTTGGTGGCTGTCCTTATGCTAAGGGGGCGTCAGGAAATGTTGCCACCGAAGATGTGGTTTACTTACTGCAAGGGCTTGGCATTGAGCATGGAATTGATTTACAAAGGTTAAGTGACGCTGGCTGGGAAATAACCAAAGTACTTGGTAAGCAACCTGTGAGCAAAGTATCTGTGGCACTACACACTAAATAGCTATCTCATAAAATGATGATTCAAGATAGTTAACAACAAATAGCACACAATGAGGAGAGACTCATGGCCGGTTTTGATAAGGTAGTTTCTAGTTACGAAGCTGCAATGGAAGGATTAAAAGACGGCGATACCATTATTGCCGGTGGTTTTGGTTTATGTGGTATTCCTGAGGGCTTAATTAAACAAATTAAGCAGATGCAAACAAAAGACTTAACCGTAGTATCTAATAACTGTGGTGTTGATGACTTTGGTTTAGGTATTTTATTACAGGACAAGCAAATTAAAAAAGTAGTTGCCTCATACGTTGGCGAAAACGCCCTATTCGAGCAGCAGTTATTAAGTGGCGAAATTGACGTTGAGCTTACGCCTCAAGGCACACTTGCTGAAAAAATGCGCGCTGGTGGCGCGGGTATACCCGCGTTTTACACTGCAACCGGTTACGGCACTCCAGTAGCTGAGGGTAAAGACGTAAAAGAGTTTAATGGTCGCCCGTATATTTTAGAAGAATCGATAACGGGTGAATTTGCCATTGTTAAAGCGTGGAAAGCCGATCGTTATGGCAATTTAGTGTTTAGACACACCGCCATGAACTTTAACCCAATGGCTGCAACGGCGGGTAAAATTACTGTTGCCGAAGTAGAAGAAATAGTAGAGCCGGGTGAGCTTGAGCCAAGCCAAATTCATACCCCTGGTATTTTTGTAAATCGCGTTATTAAAGGCAACTTTGAAAAACGTATTGAACGTGTAACTACACGAGATTAAGCGGGAGCATAATTATGGCATTATCACGTGAACAAGTTGCAATGCGCGTTGCACAAGAACTACAAGATGGTTACTACGTAAATTTGGGCATAGGAATTCCGACACTCGTCGCAAACTATGTACCGGATGATATTGAAGTTATGTTACAGTCCGAAAATGGCCTTTTAGGCATGGGTCCGTACCCGACTAAAGCAGAGCTAGACGCCGATATGATAAACGCGGGTAAAGAAACCGTGACAGCAGCCAAAGGGGCAGCCATATTTAATAGTGCAGATAGTTTTGCCATGATACGGGGTGGTCATGTAGACTTAACGGTTCTGGGTGCATTTGAAGTTGACCAGAACGGCAACATCGCATCGTGGATGATCCCTAAAAAGCTGATTAAAGGCATGGGTGGCGCGATGGATTTAGTCGCTGGCGCGAAAAATATTATTGTTACTATGACCCATGCAAGTAAGCATGGTGACTCGAAACTATTAGAGGCCTGCTCTTTACCGCTGACCGGCGTAAATTGCGTTAAAAAAATAGTAACAGATTTAGCCGTACTTGAAGTTAAAGACGGCGCATTTCATTTACTCGAACGTGCTCCGGGCGTGTCGGTTGATGAAATCATTAGTAAAACAGCAGGTAAATTACTTGTTGATGGTGAAGTACCAGAAATGGTTTTTTAGTAACTTTTAATAAGTTAACTTAAATAACGCTTTACCCTGTACCGACCTCATTCCCAGTGCCAATGGCGCTGAGTTACCCAAAATCCCTCGCAAGAGGGATTTTTTTTACCCTGTCATAGTATATTTAACCTGAACTCTGGTTAAGAGATTACTAACGTATTGAATCATGGTGATATTTAAATTTATTTTCTCTAGCCAGAGATTTTCAGTGAACACAAAGCGAATTTACGCGTCAATAGCGGGCCTATTGCAAGTAAATTCAACGCAGTTAGCGCTGAAAATAGCTGCTCGAGATAGATTTATTATCCAGAGTTCAGGTTATTTAGGCTAATTCATCCTAC
Coding sequences within:
- a CDS encoding isovaleryl-CoA dehydrogenase; translation: MSTISLYKEMNFGLGETADMIRDHVNSFASQEIAPLAEKTDLDNAFPNQLWTQMGEMGVLGMTVSEELGGAGLGYLEHVIAMEEISRASASIGLSYGAHSNLCVNQINRNGTQAQKEKYLPKLISGEHIGALAMSEPNAGSDVVSMKLKAEKKGDKYILNGNKMWITNGPDAHTLVIYAKTDLNAGAKGITAFIVESDFPGFSTAQKLDKLGMRGSNTCELVFENCEVPQENILGNLNEGVKVLMSGLDYERVVLAAGPLGIMQACMDIVVPYIHERKQFDTPIGQFQLIQGKVADMYTQMNAARSYVYTVAKACDRGETTRKDAAGAILYAAELATKMALDAIQILGGNGYINEYATGRLLRDAKLYEIGAGTSEIRRMLIGRELFTESR
- a CDS encoding MerR family transcriptional regulator, with product MKSDNQTNFASSANLPASNEQTFSISELAKEFDITTRSIRFYEDQGLVTPERNGQTRIYSKRDKVRLKLILRGKRLGFTLAETGRLFELYDADKSSAKQLVTMLDLIAEKKSDLSQQMDDIKVVLMELVTAERRCRDTLNKIDE
- a CDS encoding CoA transferase subunit A, encoding MAGFDKVVSSYEAAMEGLKDGDTIIAGGFGLCGIPEGLIKQIKQMQTKDLTVVSNNCGVDDFGLGILLQDKQIKKVVASYVGENALFEQQLLSGEIDVELTPQGTLAEKMRAGGAGIPAFYTATGYGTPVAEGKDVKEFNGRPYILEESITGEFAIVKAWKADRYGNLVFRHTAMNFNPMAATAGKITVAEVEEIVEPGELEPSQIHTPGIFVNRVIKGNFEKRIERVTTRD
- a CDS encoding enoyl-CoA hydratase/isomerase family protein; this encodes MSVTLQITKSNVAVLVLSRPEKRNAFNSEVIHELIQCIEHANTLDIRALVLKTEGKHFSAGADLAWMKSMADNNYADNLADSMQLAKLMQVLASSPHPTICAVQGAAFGGALGLIACCDIALSKDDAQFCLSEVKLGLIPAVISPYVIKAIGERAARRYFLTAEVFDAHTAKQLGLIHQVTGNLECALDNMLQTLIDNGPIAVKAAKALINDVANKPITDELIELTAERIAKIRVSEEGQEGLTAFFDKRPPAWQL
- a CDS encoding hydroxymethylglutaryl-CoA lyase, with protein sequence MSAFVNKVRIVEVGARDGLQNEKTVSTADKVALINALSAAGLKDIEAGAFVSPKWVPQMADSADVISALDLPDVNLSALTPNLKGAHAAHAVGIKEFAIFTAASESFCQKNINCSIDESIERFSEVMAFAKANNIRVRGYVSCVLGCPYEGEIDPQAVLSVSQKLLDLGCYEVSLGDTIGVGTAKKVTQLIELLLTHIDKAKLAVHFHDTYGQALTNIYAALSLGIATVDAAVAGLGGCPYAKGASGNVATEDVVYLLQGLGIEHGIDLQRLSDAGWEITKVLGKQPVSKVSVALHTK
- a CDS encoding acetyl/propionyl/methylcrotonyl-CoA carboxylase subunit alpha → MNTQRLQKILIANRGEIACRVMRSAKQMGLITVAVYSDADKHAQHVKMADEAYHIGAAPSKDSYLVADKILHVAKDCGADCIHPGYGFLSENSEFAKACEANNIAFVGPPASSIEAMGSKTRAKEIMAAANVPLVPGYYGDKQEPAFLQSEAEKIGYPVLIKAAFGGGGKGMRVVQSAKQFMSALEGAQREAIAGFGNDLVLLERYVNQPRHVEVQVFADNHGNCVYLGDRDCSLQRRHQKVIEEAPAPGLSDELRKEMGEAAVRCALAINYRGAGTVEFLLCGDEFFFMEMNTRLQVEHPVTEMVTGVDLVNWQINIAGGQTLPLTQSDIQLQGHSFEARIYAEDPANDFIPCSGTIKALHTPLNSEFVRIDTGIAQGDEISPFYDPMIAKLIVHDDNREQALSRLQQALEQFHLAGFSTNIGFLHNLASHPTFKQGAPSTHFIAEQGDSLVAVNESLLQASQLIGAFAYLESLSNTKNAQNSASPWQQLSGFTLNAPQAIKVPFADLQLSAIKTAAGYSITHNEHVFNLQGALNNGLCSVFINGEKHSAHVTTVDNNTVGNSVTVMNKALQTKFELVDKHYISSHESEALPLAAPLNGTVVKHLIDIGSTITKGDAVVIIEAMKMEYTLNAPHDGILKSYCFGEGELVTHGALLAIVEDTTEEGV
- a CDS encoding CoA transferase subunit B yields the protein MALSREQVAMRVAQELQDGYYVNLGIGIPTLVANYVPDDIEVMLQSENGLLGMGPYPTKAELDADMINAGKETVTAAKGAAIFNSADSFAMIRGGHVDLTVLGAFEVDQNGNIASWMIPKKLIKGMGGAMDLVAGAKNIIVTMTHASKHGDSKLLEACSLPLTGVNCVKKIVTDLAVLEVKDGAFHLLERAPGVSVDEIISKTAGKLLVDGEVPEMVF
- a CDS encoding carboxyl transferase domain-containing protein, with the translated sequence MTILKSSVNPHDPTFIQNHKNMSTLVDDLRDKVATISQGGGAALKERHEGRGKLFVRDRITTLIDEGSPFLEISQFAAFGVYEQAIPCAGVVAGIGRVKGIECMIIANDATVKGGTYFPLTVKKHLRAQDIAERCHLPCIYLVDSGGANLPEQDDVFPDKLHFGRIFYNQARMSGKGIPQIAVVMGLCTAGGAYVPAMADESIIVKDQGTIFLAGPPLVKAATGEEVTAEELGGADVHCKVSGVADHYAENDTHALSIARQCIERINYTRPTAPLLKQELDDVKPPRYDINELYGIVGTDLKKPFDVREVIARTVDDSSFDEFKRYFGETLVTGFASIYGNPVGIVANNGILFSESAQKGAHFIQLCAQRNIPLVFLQNITGFMVGKKYEAEGIAKHGAKMVMAVSCADVPKFTVLIGGSYGAGNYGMCGRAFEPTMMWMWPNARISVMGGEQAAGVMAQVKQDGLARKGQSMSEQEITDFKKPIIDQYEEQGHPYYASARLWDDGIIDPADTRNVLGLALTAANNAPQRDSKFGVFRM